A region of the Theileria equi strain WA chromosome 4 map unlocalized gcontig_1105316255039, whole genome shotgun sequence genome:
AATCTTGGTATTTGTGGCttcattttcctttattACTTGTTCTTTAGAGTATAAAATTAAATCCAAGTATAAAGCTTCCTCGGTGTATTGTTCAACATCTGACCTTCTGAACCAGCGAGATAATACCGGTAATTCATTCGATGTGCGAGCTACGTACCCACTCCTGTGTGTTTAATTTATGTTGTTCTAGAGGAATAAACACATATACATACTTGAGGAGGTGCTCATTCTTCTCGGTAATTTCTATGGATCCGCATAGAGCCTTGGTGAAATTTTTAACAAATATGTGCTTACAAAAAGGAGCATATCCGTCTGTAAGCTTATaatctccagaatctaATATTTCTTGAACCTACATGCATGTGCACGAAATGTTGAGAAAGTCCAAACCTTGTTCATAAAGGTTTCCTTTTCACATGGTATGTGATTTACTGCCTTGTCTTCAAACTGCTTATGGCAGAACGGGTCTGCACGGTTGTTATATACACATATGATATGGTAGCTATAGATATACCTAATCCGACTGAAAACGGCACTTTGTTAGTAGAAACCATATTTGTAACGTTCGAATAAAAACGAGTGCTGCTCGAATAAGATGATTGAGAGTTTATTACGTTCGAACGGAGATACAAGGGTATATTTGAAGTTTTTAGGAACTTTATCGAAGAAAAACATGAAAGATTTATCATAAATATTACCGATGTTATCAAAGATACGTGTCTCATAATAGACTATGCATGATGTTCGGAAGAGTTGGGGATTCCACGAACTTACAGAACAAACAACTTAAAAATATgttatatttacattttatgTGCAGAAAGTTGGCTCGTATGTGAATCGCCAACATCACACAGACATAGTGCGTAGGTACCACCATTTCACTTTATATTCTCACCCTGTTACATAAAGTACTGTTATAAAGGCCAAATTAAAATATGAGACTCATAGGAAGGCGTTTTTTTGCAACTTTGAGGCTTTCTCCGGCACTCGCAAGTAGAAGAACACAATACCTATCTTCTTCCTATTTAAGTGGAAGAGGAAAGGCAGGTTCATATTCTTCTCAAGCTTTTGGTATATCAGCTTCGTTAACCTTTGCATACGCTTGCTATTCATCGCTAAAATCTCAAAGTTTCTGTGACGGCTTCGAAAAGGTTGAATTGGGTAAACTAGTCGACTTCCAGGATGGAGAATCCTATGAAGTGAAGATTCGTGGAGGTAaattttcatatttaccAATAATTTTTCTTCAGGCAAGGACATGGTCCTGGTTTCCAAGGTAAGGGGGAAGTTGTACTGCACTGGATACGCTTGTCCACATTCTGCCGCTGCATTTATTAACGGTGGCCTCACAGATGAGTGCCTAGTTTGCCCCTGGCATAATGCCAAATTCAGCATCGAAGACGGTACTTGTCTTAATGGCCCATGCTTTACTGGACTGCCTACATACAAGGttcttgaagaagatggaaaGTTGTACGCATTCTTGCCTCCTTATCCCCTTCCAGCTTCAGTGGAAATGCCAAAAGAGAAACTATCCGAGCGTGATTCTCGTGTTTTCGTAATATGCGGAGGTGGTGCCGCTGCGCATTCTGCCGCTGAAACACTGAGATCCAAGGGATTTACAGGGCGAGTATTGATCTATAGCGATGAAGTCCATCTTCCATACTACCGTCCACATTTGACAAAGTCTTTCCACGAATCGTATGACAAGGTTCCAACCGATCAAGCTTTGCGCCCACTCAGTTTTTACAAGGATAACAAAATTGAGTTTTACGGAGGTAAAGCTGTAAAAACCATAGATACCAAGAATAACCTTATCACTTTGGATGATGGTACAACCGTTAAATACGACAAAGTTCTCGTGGCTACCGGATCACTCTCTGTAAAGTTGCCAATGACTAATGGTATGACTTTGACCAATCACTTTACTGTGAGGACTGTTGATGATATGAAGCATTTGGCTGCTTCCGTTAAGCCAGACCAAGATGTCGTTATAGTTGGTGCTAATTTCATTGGCTGTGAGTTGGCTTCAGCTCTCAAGCCTTCAGGTGCTAAACTTACCGTTTTGACTAATATGGAAACACCTATGGAAAACATTATTGGAAAGCGCGCTGGTTCTGTCATAGGAAAATTACTTACAGACAACGGTGTCAAGTTTTTACCACATGCAGCCGTTAAGGAATACAAAATCAAGGGGAGCAAGATCACTGATGTAGTCTTGGGTGATGGAACTGTTCTAAAGGCTGATTGCGTCGTCGAGGGTGTTGGTGCTAAGGTGGACGCAAGTTTGCTTCCGACTGCTCAATTGGCTAAAAATGGAACCATTAGGGTAGATGAATCTTTCAGGTGTTTGGGTTGCCCAGATAATGTGTTTGCCGCTGGCGATGTTGTTTCCTATCCTTACCATCTTAACGGTTAGTTTTTTAGAGCATAAACATCCTTTTCAGGTGATGAGATATCAATTAAGCACTGGAATGTAGCTTTGCAACATGGAAGAGTGGCAGCAAGCAATATGCTTGACAAACCTGCTAAGATGACCATGGTTCCATTCTTCTGGTCCAATTTCTTCAAGAAGGGATTCAGGTACTCTATACATTTGTACTAACTTGAATTTGCAGATTTGCTGGTGTTGTCGATGGTACTGAAGAGATTCTCCATGAGGGTGACGTAGATAACCTAAAGTTTGTCACATACTACATAAAGGACAAAAACGTTAGTTTCAGCAAGTGTGTTACAAATGTTTTTTCAGATTGTTGCTATGATGACAATGGGAATGGATAAGGTCGGTGCCGCAATGACAGAGGCTTTCGACAAGAAGTGCCTTCCTTCCTATGCTGCTCTCAAGATGGGCGCCGCAAACTCTCAGCACATACTAGACTGTATGCACAAGTTACGTTCTTAGAATATATCCTCAATATACCATCTAAAACATTTAATGTTTACAAGTTTGTGTTTATTTATGTAGTATAAGCTAAACAAACGTTGGCATGAAGGA
Encoded here:
- a CDS encoding conserved hypothetical protein (encoded by transcript BEWA_053110A): MRHVSLITSVIFMINLSCFSSIKFLKTSNIPLYLRSNVINSQSSYSSSTRFYSNVTNMVSTNKVPFSVGLDPFCHKQFEDKAVNHIPCEKETFMNKVQEILDSGDYKLTDGYAPFCKHIFVKNFTKALCGSIEITEKNEHLLKSGYVARTSNELPVLSRWFRRSDVEQYTEEALYLDLILYSKEQVIKENEATNTKIPDRSYDKDYYIISVKPQNIDKELPMLPITMMRNTMIEEGGSGVGINRGKYLESVEFWSKRAAILN
- a CDS encoding ferrodoxin reductase-like protein, putative (encoded by transcript BEWA_053120A) codes for the protein MRLIGRRFFATLRLSPALASRRTQYLSSSYLSGRGKAGSYSSQAFGISASLTFAYACYSSLKSQSFCDGFEKVELGKLVDFQDGESYEVKIRGGKDMVLVSKVRGKLYCTGYACPHSAAAFINGGLTDECLVCPWHNAKFSIEDGTCLNGPCFTGLPTYKVLEEDGKLYAFLPPYPLPASVEMPKEKLSERDSRVFVICGGGAAAHSAAETLRSKGFTGRVLIYSDEVHLPYYRPHLTKSFHESYDKVPTDQALRPLSFYKDNKIEFYGGKAVKTIDTKNNLITLDDGTTVKYDKVLVATGSLSVKLPMTNGMTLTNHFTVRTVDDMKHLAASVKPDQDVVIVGANFIGCELASALKPSGAKLTVLTNMETPMENIIGKRAGSVIGKLLTDNGVKFLPHAAVKEYKIKGSKITDVVLGDGTVLKADCVVEGVGAKVDASLLPTAQLAKNGTIRVDESFRCLGCPDNVFAAGDVVSYPYHLNGDEISIKHWNVALQHGRVAASNMLDKPAKMTMVPFFWSNFFKKGFRFAGVVDGTEEILHEGDVDNLKFVTYYIKDKNIVAMMTMGMDKVGAAMTEAFDKKCLPSYAALKMGAANSQHILDCMHKLRS